The following coding sequences lie in one Myxococcus xanthus genomic window:
- the atpH gene encoding ATP synthase F1 subunit delta, producing the protein MVNVSIARRYARALLDVASEAGRTDAVAEQLTAFADVIAKNAELTDVLVNPAYTREQRLRVVESVMKAIPGGVEPTLANTLRLLVDRNRLGYLADIARLFRDMADARAGRVRGHVTSAAPLPADALAQLQQTLQQLTQRNVLLETRVDPSLLGGVAAQVGSILYDGSIRTQLEEMRRELKQR; encoded by the coding sequence ATGGTGAACGTGTCGATCGCCCGCCGCTACGCCCGCGCCCTCCTCGATGTCGCTTCGGAGGCGGGCCGCACTGACGCCGTCGCCGAGCAGCTCACCGCCTTCGCCGACGTCATCGCGAAGAACGCCGAGCTGACGGATGTGCTCGTCAACCCCGCCTACACCCGCGAGCAGCGCCTGCGGGTGGTGGAGTCGGTGATGAAGGCCATCCCCGGCGGCGTGGAGCCCACGCTGGCCAATACCCTCCGCCTGCTGGTGGACCGCAACCGCCTGGGCTACCTGGCGGACATCGCCCGCCTCTTCCGCGACATGGCGGATGCCCGTGCCGGCCGCGTCCGGGGCCACGTCACCAGCGCCGCGCCGCTTCCGGCCGACGCCCTTGCCCAGCTCCAGCAGACCCTGCAGCAGCTGACCCAGCGCAACGTCCTTCTGGAGACGCGCGTGGACCCCAGCCTGTTGGGTGGTGTCGCCGCCCAGGTGGGCAGCATCCTCTACGATGGCAGCATCCGGACCCAGCTCGAAGAGATGCGCCGCGAACTGAAGCAGCGCTGA
- a CDS encoding PAS domain-containing sensor histidine kinase, producing the protein MPQSLLHRYSEGPSTLAAPEEARPFLGALLRAAGCGVALLDRDLRPVWVNATLAALSGLEPRAHVGRPLTELWPQVAQALSPLLARALSGEDVTDAPVRGVLAPAVGERHLRVGLSPALQGGALAGVALWVRDETERFLEEQRLRARESHMRSLADVACDGHFLHDNGIVMDANRAMSQLLGYASPSEMIGRHLADYVAPEFRSQVGLVLSRGLETPYEVVVLRRDGQRLPLEVLGRYVTWEGRQVRLAAVWDISSRKAAEELSANTEQFRHQMLGAVDAELRAPLQSLQEGTRSLQRLDGLEEPQRTLVSQVARSARRMERMLQELMDFTRTRLAGGLALRPEPAVLDAVAARVVEERRREHPRRTLHLETEGDLRGHWDTHRLAQLADNLLGSVLHQGGEDSPVTLRVVGAVGGVTLCVKSPGLTVAAEEHSSLFEPFRKERGATPEGLGLGLYLARQIAVAHGGKLAVESCSGGGVSFTAWLPREGPGH; encoded by the coding sequence ATGCCGCAGTCCCTACTCCACCGGTATTCCGAAGGTCCGTCCACGTTGGCGGCGCCGGAGGAGGCTCGGCCCTTTCTTGGGGCCCTCCTGCGCGCGGCGGGTTGTGGGGTGGCCCTGCTGGACCGGGACCTGCGTCCGGTGTGGGTGAACGCCACGCTGGCGGCGCTGTCTGGCCTGGAGCCGCGCGCGCACGTGGGCCGTCCTCTGACGGAGCTGTGGCCGCAGGTGGCGCAGGCACTGTCACCGCTGCTGGCCCGGGCACTCTCCGGAGAGGACGTCACGGATGCCCCTGTGCGGGGCGTGCTGGCCCCCGCCGTGGGTGAGCGGCACCTGCGGGTGGGCCTGTCCCCGGCGCTGCAGGGCGGCGCGCTGGCGGGGGTGGCGTTGTGGGTGCGCGACGAGACGGAGCGCTTCCTGGAGGAGCAGCGGCTGCGCGCGCGGGAGTCCCACATGCGCAGCCTGGCGGACGTGGCCTGTGACGGGCACTTCCTGCATGACAACGGCATCGTGATGGACGCCAACCGCGCGATGTCGCAGCTGCTGGGCTACGCGTCACCCTCAGAGATGATCGGCCGGCACCTGGCGGACTACGTCGCCCCGGAGTTCCGCTCGCAGGTGGGGCTGGTGCTCAGCCGCGGGCTGGAGACCCCCTATGAGGTGGTCGTCCTCCGCCGGGATGGCCAGCGGCTGCCCCTGGAGGTGCTGGGGCGCTACGTGACGTGGGAAGGCCGGCAGGTGCGGTTGGCCGCCGTCTGGGACATCAGCAGCCGCAAGGCCGCGGAGGAGCTCTCCGCGAACACCGAGCAGTTCCGACACCAGATGCTGGGTGCGGTGGACGCGGAGCTGCGAGCGCCCCTGCAATCGCTGCAGGAAGGCACGCGCTCCCTGCAGCGGCTGGACGGGCTGGAGGAACCGCAGCGCACCCTGGTGAGCCAGGTGGCCCGGTCCGCCCGGCGCATGGAGCGGATGCTCCAGGAGTTGATGGACTTCACCCGCACGCGGCTGGCGGGCGGACTGGCCCTGCGGCCAGAGCCCGCGGTGCTGGACGCGGTGGCGGCGCGCGTCGTGGAGGAGCGCCGCCGTGAGCATCCCCGGCGAACCCTCCACCTGGAGACGGAAGGCGACCTGCGCGGCCACTGGGACACCCACCGGCTGGCGCAGCTGGCCGACAACCTGCTGGGCAGCGTGCTCCATCAAGGGGGCGAGGATTCGCCGGTCACCTTGCGCGTGGTGGGCGCTGTGGGCGGCGTCACGCTGTGTGTGAAGAGCCCTGGACTCACGGTGGCGGCGGAGGAGCACTCCTCCCTCTTCGAGCCCTTTCGCAAGGAGCGCGGCGCCACGCCAGAGGGCCTGGGCCTGGGGCTCTATCTCGCGCGGCAGATCGCCGTGGCCCACGGCGGGAAGCTGGCGGTGGAGTCCTGCTCCGGGGGCGGCGTGAGCTTCACCGCCTGGCTGCCCCGCGAGGGGCCGGGGCACTGA
- a CDS encoding HAD family hydrolase, giving the protein MAIACVVLDFDGTFTDVAAESAPFLRHFRQGLAAALGEDLEAAWEEEVAALRAGADALGWDLGGRVVAPATADPYLTATCAAHRLMQRFGQGQDEARRSDVVQKLYREAYAHSATAFKPEAKEVLEALVATGLPVTVVTNAHTDLVEKKLDQLAPKGREKLTVSGDARKFLLDPPDATDARFAAVPETQTLDGVLRRPVYLRRGRYFEALKRVWETTGTTPEETLVAGDIYELDLALPAALGAHVQLVARDNVLPYELKAMELLGARGGVDRSLHGVLPRLR; this is encoded by the coding sequence ATGGCGATTGCGTGCGTGGTGCTGGACTTCGACGGAACCTTCACGGACGTGGCGGCGGAGAGCGCGCCCTTCCTCCGGCATTTCCGGCAGGGATTGGCGGCGGCGCTGGGCGAGGATTTGGAGGCCGCGTGGGAGGAGGAGGTCGCCGCGTTGCGCGCGGGCGCGGACGCGCTGGGGTGGGATTTGGGCGGCCGGGTGGTGGCGCCCGCCACGGCGGATCCGTACCTGACGGCCACCTGCGCGGCCCACCGCCTCATGCAGCGCTTCGGGCAGGGCCAGGACGAGGCCCGCCGCTCCGACGTGGTGCAGAAGCTCTACCGCGAGGCCTACGCGCACTCGGCCACCGCCTTCAAGCCGGAGGCGAAGGAGGTGCTGGAGGCGCTGGTGGCCACGGGCCTGCCGGTGACGGTGGTGACCAACGCGCACACCGACCTGGTGGAGAAGAAGCTGGACCAGCTGGCGCCCAAGGGGCGCGAGAAGCTGACGGTGTCCGGGGACGCGCGCAAGTTCCTCCTGGACCCGCCGGACGCGACGGACGCCCGCTTCGCCGCGGTGCCGGAGACGCAGACGCTGGACGGCGTGCTGCGCCGCCCCGTCTACCTGCGCCGGGGCCGGTACTTCGAGGCCCTCAAGCGCGTCTGGGAGACCACGGGCACCACGCCGGAAGAGACGCTGGTGGCTGGTGACATCTACGAGCTGGACCTGGCGCTGCCCGCCGCGCTGGGCGCGCACGTGCAGTTGGTGGCCCGCGACAACGTGCTGCCCTACGAGCTGAAGGCCATGGAGCTGCTGGGCGCGCGCGGCGGCGTGGACCGCAGCCTGCACGGCGTGCTGCCCCGCCTTCGCTGA
- a CDS encoding TIGR02266 family protein, with amino-acid sequence MSPPPNARDTVFVVDDSRTAREVVRLHLIRLGCEAVALEGGEACMAELARRTPALILLDLRMERMQGDEVCRLVKAHPAGRNVPVIMFTSGGEPHEVMHCWRAGADDFLPKPVALGALEAKLAAVRQARERVREGLPRGRRVLLVEGGRFLHTFLGGSLEQEGLHVLYARDMGDAANLAAEHGAQLDGFVVDVSRTPREALALATKLHDAHPRKPLVLLSRAEESQEVLTRAQALGGAPLLEKRHMGADELLGRVLGRLVPGHTPLRAAERVPFFTVVEFTTPNGTTLSGFSHDAGPGALFVRTLTPAREGTRLTLKVLLAGQRAPCTAEATVAWSNPPLPQGVFRSAVGMGLRLEQMDPVLTQQFVRFVPRGLGFPAPGSPRASGF; translated from the coding sequence ATGAGCCCTCCTCCCAACGCGCGTGACACCGTGTTCGTGGTGGATGACTCCCGTACCGCCCGGGAGGTGGTGCGCCTGCACCTGATACGTTTGGGCTGCGAGGCGGTGGCGCTGGAGGGCGGCGAGGCGTGCATGGCCGAGCTGGCCCGGCGCACGCCGGCGCTCATCCTGTTGGACCTGCGCATGGAGCGCATGCAGGGTGATGAGGTGTGCCGGCTGGTGAAGGCACACCCCGCGGGGCGCAACGTGCCCGTCATCATGTTCACCTCCGGCGGCGAGCCCCACGAGGTGATGCACTGCTGGCGCGCGGGCGCCGACGACTTCCTGCCCAAGCCGGTGGCGCTGGGCGCCCTGGAAGCGAAGCTGGCCGCGGTGCGCCAGGCCCGGGAGCGTGTCCGCGAGGGACTGCCGCGTGGGCGCCGGGTGCTGCTGGTGGAGGGCGGGCGCTTCCTGCACACCTTCCTGGGCGGCTCGCTGGAGCAGGAGGGCCTCCACGTCCTCTACGCGCGGGACATGGGGGACGCGGCGAACCTGGCGGCGGAGCACGGCGCGCAGCTGGATGGCTTCGTGGTGGACGTGTCGCGCACGCCGCGCGAGGCGCTGGCCCTGGCCACGAAGCTCCATGACGCGCATCCGCGCAAGCCGCTGGTGCTGCTGTCGCGCGCGGAGGAGTCGCAGGAAGTGCTCACCCGGGCGCAGGCGCTGGGTGGCGCGCCGCTCCTGGAGAAGCGTCACATGGGCGCGGACGAACTGCTCGGCCGCGTGCTGGGGCGGCTGGTTCCGGGCCACACCCCGCTGCGCGCCGCGGAGCGCGTGCCCTTCTTCACGGTGGTGGAGTTCACCACGCCCAACGGGACGACGCTGTCGGGCTTCAGCCATGACGCGGGGCCGGGCGCGCTCTTCGTGCGCACCCTGACGCCGGCGCGCGAGGGCACCCGGTTGACGCTGAAGGTGTTGCTCGCGGGCCAGCGCGCGCCCTGCACCGCGGAGGCGACGGTGGCGTGGTCCAACCCGCCCCTGCCGCAGGGCGTCTTCCGGTCCGCGGTGGGCATGGGGCTGCGGTTGGAGCAGATGGACCCGGTGCTCACCCAGCAGTTCGTCCGCTTCGTGCCACGGGGTCTCGGTTTTCCGGCTCCAGGTTCGCCGCGCGCATCAGGTTTCTGA
- a CDS encoding beta-propeller domain-containing protein, translated as MRQWKRWSWAGVVAVVAAGCDEGNKPLSPVDNEPVQQEARLESFPGCEALEQHIEDTATKQMRAALESYKQYAYGGGRGGEAPPMTGAPQEDSSGGGGRPNDYTGTNNQVAGVHEADFVQNDGTRIFVLSGPRLYIHRSWPAEQLTRTAALEVEGWPLEMLLDAERNRLVITSGVAEDRLGTVGGGRGMDDMPVIDCAGFGCGYAYSNTVKVTVVDVADLEAPRVLEQIYLPGSYINARRVDSAVRLVFSDGFRWPADVRLYPEYSPGLFDDRGRLVASIDALIKQNEQRIRAQSLEHWLPKGRRVTADGEVKPLAYDCTSFYRANGPTGLGLVSVLSLNLDAEASSPSRTSVVGLPGEVYASHEALYVASRHWWWWPEPGQTTHTYLHKFDIRDPDQATYVGSGTVEGYIVNQFAMDEREGVLRVATTVELPPENPGTGNGGDTAWTPPETVNRVVTLREQDGRLKELGRSEDLARGERIFSARFMGTRGYVVTFRQVDPLFTFDLSDPANPRKVGELKIPGFSTYIHPLGDTHLLTFGEHRNEDGTWQDRALKLSLFDVSDLAQPKETFTHQLGSMGSHSEALYEHKAFTYFPAKGLLALPFTDWDYNAYDYWSGFRSELRVFRVDTATGFSPVGTVSMRDMYQSFNFRNWSWYWQPTVRRSIMADDYVYTISDAGLRVSHVDSLQTPLVTAPFHPPMLP; from the coding sequence ATGCGGCAGTGGAAACGCTGGAGCTGGGCCGGAGTGGTGGCTGTCGTCGCGGCGGGGTGTGACGAGGGCAACAAGCCGTTGTCCCCGGTCGACAACGAGCCCGTGCAGCAGGAGGCCCGGCTGGAGAGCTTCCCTGGCTGTGAGGCCCTGGAGCAGCACATCGAGGACACCGCGACGAAGCAGATGCGCGCGGCGCTGGAGAGCTACAAGCAGTACGCCTACGGAGGCGGCCGTGGGGGCGAGGCGCCGCCCATGACGGGCGCGCCGCAGGAGGACTCCTCCGGAGGCGGCGGCAGGCCCAATGACTACACGGGCACGAACAACCAGGTGGCCGGCGTGCACGAGGCCGACTTCGTGCAGAACGACGGCACGCGCATCTTCGTGCTGTCGGGCCCCCGGCTCTACATCCACCGTTCGTGGCCCGCGGAGCAGCTCACGCGGACGGCCGCGCTGGAGGTGGAGGGCTGGCCGCTCGAGATGCTGCTCGACGCCGAGCGCAACCGGCTGGTCATCACCTCGGGGGTGGCCGAGGACCGGCTCGGGACGGTGGGGGGGGGGCGCGGCATGGACGACATGCCGGTCATCGACTGCGCCGGCTTCGGTTGCGGCTATGCGTACAGCAACACCGTGAAGGTGACGGTGGTGGACGTGGCGGACCTGGAGGCGCCTCGGGTGCTGGAGCAAATCTACCTGCCCGGGAGCTACATCAACGCCCGGCGCGTGGACAGCGCGGTGCGCCTGGTGTTCTCGGACGGGTTCCGCTGGCCGGCGGACGTGCGCCTCTATCCCGAGTACTCGCCGGGGCTCTTCGATGACCGGGGCCGACTGGTCGCGTCCATCGACGCGCTCATCAAGCAGAACGAGCAGCGCATCCGCGCGCAGTCGCTGGAGCACTGGCTGCCGAAGGGCCGGCGCGTGACGGCGGACGGCGAGGTGAAGCCGCTCGCGTATGACTGCACGTCGTTCTACCGCGCCAACGGGCCCACCGGGCTGGGCCTGGTGTCGGTGCTGTCGCTGAACCTGGACGCGGAGGCGTCGTCGCCCAGCCGGACCAGCGTGGTGGGACTGCCCGGCGAGGTGTATGCGTCCCATGAGGCGCTCTACGTGGCGTCTCGCCACTGGTGGTGGTGGCCGGAGCCCGGCCAGACGACGCACACGTACCTCCACAAGTTCGACATCCGCGACCCGGACCAGGCCACCTACGTGGGCAGCGGCACGGTGGAGGGATACATCGTCAACCAGTTCGCCATGGACGAGCGCGAGGGCGTGCTGCGCGTGGCCACCACCGTGGAGCTCCCACCGGAGAACCCGGGGACCGGGAACGGCGGGGACACCGCGTGGACGCCTCCGGAGACGGTCAACCGCGTGGTGACGCTGCGTGAGCAGGACGGGCGCCTGAAGGAGCTGGGCCGCAGCGAGGACCTGGCCCGGGGGGAGCGCATCTTCAGCGCGCGCTTCATGGGCACGCGCGGCTACGTCGTCACCTTCCGGCAGGTGGACCCGCTCTTCACCTTCGACCTGAGCGACCCGGCGAACCCGCGCAAGGTGGGCGAGCTGAAGATTCCGGGCTTCTCCACGTACATCCACCCGCTGGGTGACACGCACCTGCTCACCTTCGGCGAGCACCGCAACGAGGACGGCACCTGGCAGGACCGCGCCCTCAAGCTGTCGCTCTTCGACGTGAGTGACCTGGCGCAGCCCAAGGAGACCTTCACGCACCAGTTGGGCTCGATGGGCAGCCACAGCGAGGCGCTCTACGAGCACAAGGCCTTCACCTACTTCCCCGCCAAGGGATTGCTGGCCCTGCCCTTCACGGACTGGGACTACAACGCCTACGACTACTGGTCCGGCTTCCGCAGCGAGCTGCGCGTCTTCCGCGTGGACACGGCCACGGGCTTCTCGCCGGTGGGCACCGTCTCCATGCGGGACATGTATCAGTCGTTCAACTTCCGGAACTGGAGCTGGTACTGGCAGCCCACGGTTCGCCGCAGCATCATGGCGGACGACTACGTCTACACCATCTCCGACGCGGGGCTGCGCGTGTCCCACGTGGACAGCCTCCAGACGCCGCTGGTCACCGCGCCCTTCCATCCGCCCATGCTGCCGTGA
- the atpA gene encoding F0F1 ATP synthase subunit alpha yields the protein MEIRADEISRIIREQIKDYGKKVTVAETGTVLSVGDGIARIYGLEGALAGELVEFANGVQGLVLNLEEDNVGVAIMGDFQAIREGDTVKRTQQIASVPVGKELLGRVVDPLGKPLDGKGPIAATETRRLEVKAPGIVSRKSVHEPLQTGIKALDALVPVGRGQRELIIGDRQTGKTAVAIDTIINQKGLNVYCIYVAIGQKQSTVAQVVEKLTRFGAMEYTTVVASNASDPAPMQFFAPYAGVAMGEYFRDNKMHALIVYDDLSKQAVAYRQLSLLLRRPPGREAYPGDVFYVHSRLLERAAKLSDEEGAGSLTALPIIETQAGDVSAYIPTNVISITDGQIFLETDLFFAGVRPAINVGLSVSRVGSAAQIKAMKQVAGTMKLELAQYRELAAFAQFGSDLDKATQETLARGARMVELLKQGQYEPMPVEKQVMQIYAATNRDDPKKRGWIRDIPVADVVRWMSEFLEFADGKHPNVAKDLASKRELTADIKTALSKAITEFNEVFQPTPGAKV from the coding sequence ATGGAAATCCGCGCCGACGAGATCAGCAGAATCATCCGGGAGCAGATCAAGGACTACGGGAAGAAGGTCACCGTCGCGGAGACGGGTACCGTGCTGTCCGTCGGTGACGGTATCGCGCGCATCTACGGCCTCGAGGGCGCGCTCGCCGGTGAGCTCGTGGAGTTCGCCAACGGCGTGCAGGGCCTCGTCCTCAACCTGGAAGAAGACAACGTCGGCGTCGCCATCATGGGTGACTTCCAGGCCATCCGCGAGGGTGACACGGTCAAGCGCACCCAGCAGATCGCCTCCGTTCCGGTGGGCAAGGAGCTGCTCGGCCGCGTGGTGGACCCGCTCGGCAAGCCGCTGGACGGCAAGGGCCCCATCGCCGCCACGGAGACGCGCCGCCTGGAAGTGAAGGCGCCCGGCATCGTGTCCCGCAAGAGCGTGCACGAGCCCCTGCAGACGGGCATCAAGGCGCTGGACGCGCTGGTGCCGGTGGGTCGTGGTCAGCGCGAGCTCATCATCGGTGACCGCCAGACGGGCAAGACGGCCGTCGCCATCGACACCATCATCAACCAGAAGGGCCTGAACGTTTACTGCATCTACGTGGCCATCGGCCAGAAGCAGTCGACGGTGGCGCAGGTGGTGGAGAAGCTGACCCGCTTCGGCGCCATGGAGTACACCACGGTGGTGGCGTCCAACGCCTCCGACCCGGCTCCCATGCAGTTCTTCGCGCCGTACGCCGGCGTGGCCATGGGCGAGTACTTCCGCGACAACAAGATGCACGCGCTCATCGTGTACGACGACCTGTCCAAGCAGGCCGTGGCGTACCGCCAGCTGTCGCTGCTGCTCCGCCGTCCGCCGGGACGCGAGGCCTACCCCGGCGACGTGTTCTACGTGCACAGCCGCCTGCTGGAGCGCGCCGCCAAGCTGTCCGACGAGGAGGGCGCCGGTTCGCTCACCGCGCTCCCCATCATCGAGACGCAGGCCGGTGACGTGTCGGCGTACATCCCGACGAACGTCATCTCCATCACCGACGGGCAGATCTTCCTCGAGACGGACCTCTTCTTCGCCGGCGTCCGCCCGGCCATCAACGTGGGCCTCTCCGTGTCCCGCGTCGGTTCGGCCGCGCAGATCAAGGCCATGAAGCAGGTCGCCGGCACCATGAAGCTGGAGCTCGCGCAGTACCGCGAGCTGGCCGCCTTCGCCCAGTTCGGCTCCGACCTGGACAAGGCCACCCAGGAGACGCTGGCGCGCGGCGCCCGCATGGTGGAGCTGCTCAAGCAGGGCCAGTACGAGCCCATGCCCGTCGAGAAGCAGGTCATGCAGATCTACGCCGCCACCAACCGCGACGACCCCAAGAAGCGCGGCTGGATTCGCGACATCCCGGTGGCCGACGTGGTGCGCTGGATGAGTGAGTTCCTGGAGTTCGCCGACGGCAAGCACCCGAACGTCGCCAAGGACCTGGCGTCGAAGCGCGAGCTGACCGCCGACATCAAGACGGCGCTGAGCAAGGCCATCACCGAGTTCAACGAGGTCTTCCAGCCGACGCCGGGCGCCAAGGTCTAA
- a CDS encoding Hsp70 family protein, whose amino-acid sequence MHDLVIGIDLGTTNSAVATVEDGRPRMIPARAGGRLTPSTLGVNKAGERVVGVAAQSLAEEHPDSVVWATKRFLGRRYTPELVQEAKALVPYPLVAGPSGDVRVRLAGRVMPVTQVSAMILGELALDAQAHFGRPVTKCVITVPANFDDNQRQATREAANIAGLDVVRLVNEPTAAALAYGLSRGFEGNALVFDLGGGTFDVSILEVKAGVFEVRATGGDPKLGGEDFDQRIVQWLLAQVDDELRHVVSQDAQSLRRLKVAAEQAKRELTEKEEASIYVAGLGDHLAPGRRMAELETVLTRSFFETLSEPLSRRCLDVCESVMREAKMDPHAVDVVLLVGGMTRVPLMRRLVADFFGRAPSTDVHPEEAVALGAAVQADELIRQSGQALLLDVATQSLGVGVMGGRVKRLIPKNTGVPVVARDIFYPGSSGQQEARIPVYQGESEFQDENYKLGEVVLKRLHVAARGDVPLEVVFELSSEAILSVKATDLTTGNMEAVRLEARAGLPQGEAEKLGAEQAHYARSQGVVDAKRAEELFRKLLERGEKLARLLQRSAQENPSPEAQATLGTVQRLLDGGRSALDSGNAAQCATIAKQLTRLLSGRQEPRA is encoded by the coding sequence ATGCATGACCTCGTCATCGGCATCGACCTGGGTACTACCAACAGCGCCGTGGCGACCGTTGAAGACGGACGCCCGCGCATGATTCCCGCACGCGCGGGTGGCCGGTTGACGCCGTCCACGCTGGGCGTGAACAAAGCTGGCGAGCGCGTGGTGGGCGTCGCGGCACAATCCCTGGCCGAGGAGCATCCGGACTCCGTGGTGTGGGCCACCAAGCGTTTCCTGGGGCGCCGCTACACGCCGGAGCTGGTTCAGGAAGCCAAGGCACTGGTGCCGTATCCGCTGGTGGCCGGGCCCTCTGGCGACGTGCGCGTGCGGCTCGCCGGGCGGGTGATGCCCGTCACGCAGGTGTCCGCGATGATTCTGGGCGAGCTGGCCCTGGACGCGCAGGCGCACTTCGGCCGCCCCGTCACCAAGTGTGTCATCACCGTTCCGGCCAACTTCGACGACAACCAGCGGCAGGCCACGCGCGAGGCGGCCAACATCGCCGGGCTGGACGTGGTGCGGCTGGTGAACGAGCCCACCGCCGCGGCGCTGGCATATGGCCTGTCGCGCGGCTTCGAGGGCAACGCGCTGGTGTTCGACCTGGGCGGTGGCACCTTCGATGTGTCCATCCTCGAGGTGAAGGCCGGCGTCTTCGAGGTGCGCGCCACGGGCGGTGACCCGAAGCTGGGCGGCGAGGACTTCGACCAGCGCATCGTCCAGTGGCTGTTGGCGCAGGTGGACGATGAGCTGCGCCACGTGGTGTCGCAGGACGCGCAGAGCCTGCGCCGGCTGAAGGTGGCCGCGGAGCAGGCCAAGCGCGAGCTCACCGAGAAGGAAGAGGCGTCCATCTACGTCGCCGGATTGGGCGACCACCTGGCGCCCGGCAGGCGGATGGCGGAGCTGGAGACGGTGCTGACGCGCTCCTTCTTCGAAACGCTGTCCGAGCCGCTGTCGCGCCGCTGCCTCGATGTCTGCGAGTCGGTGATGCGCGAGGCGAAGATGGACCCCCACGCGGTGGACGTGGTGCTGCTGGTGGGCGGCATGACGCGCGTGCCGCTGATGCGGCGGCTGGTGGCGGACTTCTTCGGCCGCGCGCCCTCCACGGACGTGCACCCGGAAGAGGCCGTCGCGCTGGGCGCCGCGGTGCAGGCCGACGAGCTCATCCGCCAGTCCGGTCAGGCGCTGCTGTTGGACGTCGCCACCCAGAGCCTGGGCGTGGGCGTCATGGGCGGGCGCGTGAAGCGGCTCATCCCGAAGAACACGGGCGTGCCGGTGGTGGCGCGGGACATCTTCTATCCGGGCAGCTCCGGCCAGCAGGAAGCGCGCATCCCCGTGTACCAGGGCGAGAGCGAGTTCCAGGACGAGAACTACAAGCTGGGCGAGGTGGTGCTGAAGCGCCTCCACGTCGCCGCGCGCGGAGACGTGCCGCTGGAGGTCGTCTTCGAGCTGTCCAGCGAGGCCATCCTGTCCGTCAAGGCCACGGACCTGACCACCGGCAACATGGAGGCCGTGCGGCTGGAGGCCCGTGCGGGGCTGCCGCAGGGCGAGGCGGAGAAGCTGGGCGCCGAGCAGGCCCACTACGCGCGCTCGCAGGGCGTGGTGGACGCGAAGCGCGCGGAGGAGCTGTTCCGCAAGCTGCTGGAGCGCGGGGAGAAGCTGGCGCGGCTGCTCCAGCGCAGCGCGCAGGAGAACCCCAGCCCGGAGGCGCAGGCCACCCTGGGCACGGTGCAGCGCCTGTTGGATGGCGGCCGCTCTGCCCTGGACAGCGGCAACGCGGCGCAGTGCGCCACCATTGCCAAGCAGCTCACGCGGTTGTTGTCCGGTCGCCAGGAGCCTCGCGCCTGA